Proteins encoded within one genomic window of Formosa agariphila KMM 3901:
- a CDS encoding OmpA family protein encodes MKKSTSILMALALVFSLSFVSCDSLKNANDTQKGAGLGVAGGALIGGLIGGNITGALIGAAVGGAAGGVIGHSMDKQADKIEEALPGAEVNRVGEGIQVVFDDKSGVTFATNKADLTAKAKENLDAIAEVFIEFPDTNLLVEGHTDNTGNDAYNMTLSEKRAQSVVTYLKSKGVTGDRFDVTAYGETKPRFDNATEEGRTKNRRVEIGVSANEEMIEDAKAQVD; translated from the coding sequence ATGAAAAAATCAACAAGTATATTAATGGCACTAGCTTTAGTGTTTTCTTTATCTTTTGTGAGTTGCGATTCACTTAAAAATGCAAATGACACACAAAAAGGAGCAGGATTAGGTGTTGCCGGAGGTGCCTTAATTGGAGGTCTTATAGGTGGTAACATTACAGGAGCGCTAATTGGTGCAGCAGTAGGTGGTGCAGCAGGTGGAGTTATTGGTCACAGTATGGATAAACAAGCAGACAAGATTGAAGAAGCTCTTCCTGGAGCAGAAGTTAATCGTGTAGGTGAAGGAATTCAAGTTGTTTTTGATGATAAAAGTGGAGTGACTTTCGCAACCAATAAAGCAGATTTAACAGCTAAAGCTAAAGAAAATTTAGATGCTATTGCAGAAGTATTTATTGAATTTCCTGATACAAACTTATTAGTTGAAGGACATACAGATAATACAGGAAACGATGCTTATAACATGACTTTATCTGAAAAGAGAGCACAGTCTGTAGTTACATACTTAAAAAGTAAAGGTGTAACTGGTGATCGTTTTGACGTTACAGCATATGGAGAAACTAAACCAAGATTTGATAACGCTACAGAAGAAGGACGAACTAAAAACCGTCGTGTAGAGATTGGAGTTTCAGCTAATGAAGAAATGATTGAAGATGCAAAAGCACAAGTAGATTAA
- a CDS encoding lipocalin family protein — MKKIIYMTLALLVFSCSGTKSTTASQPSKKMLKGTWEVTNVKFVGDKGLYKAFLFDLADSSCFKGGEWVFIPNNGSGKFSTNVNSSVCDAYTQTIHWSFLESADGFTQFQFKYVGDDIKAKNVKSGYRGTIQEISDNMMVLKVPSEYEGNPFDVILTYNKTSDSIEM; from the coding sequence ATGAAAAAAATAATTTACATGACTTTAGCGCTTCTAGTGTTTTCGTGCTCAGGGACTAAGTCGACAACAGCAAGCCAGCCAAGTAAAAAAATGCTAAAAGGAACTTGGGAAGTAACAAACGTAAAATTTGTAGGAGATAAAGGATTATATAAAGCCTTTTTATTCGATTTAGCAGATTCATCTTGTTTTAAAGGTGGAGAGTGGGTGTTTATTCCAAACAATGGTTCAGGAAAATTTTCTACTAATGTAAACAGTTCTGTTTGCGATGCGTATACGCAAACTATTCATTGGTCGTTTTTAGAATCTGCAGACGGATTTACACAGTTTCAATTTAAATATGTAGGTGACGATATTAAAGCGAAGAATGTAAAATCTGGATACCGTGGAACGATTCAAGAAATTAGTGATAATATGATGGTTCTTAAAGTTCCGTCTGAATATGAAGGAAATCCATTTGATGTTATTTTAACTTATAACAAGACTTCGGATAGTATTGAAATGTAA
- a CDS encoding acyl-CoA thioesterase, which translates to MRFHTRKWVKPEDLNANGTLFGGTLLAWIDEEAALYSIIQLENSRVVTKYMSEINFVSSAKQGDIIEIGISVKKFGKSSLTLKCEVRNKMTRETIIEVENIIMVNLGEDGKSKPHGKTEIEFVKDRLSNQ; encoded by the coding sequence ATGAGATTTCATACCAGAAAATGGGTAAAACCAGAAGATTTAAACGCTAACGGAACATTATTTGGAGGTACGCTATTAGCTTGGATAGACGAAGAAGCTGCTTTGTATTCTATAATTCAATTAGAGAATAGTAGAGTTGTAACTAAATATATGTCTGAAATTAATTTTGTGAGTTCTGCAAAACAAGGCGATATTATAGAAATAGGTATTAGTGTGAAAAAATTTGGTAAATCATCTTTAACCCTAAAATGTGAAGTCCGAAATAAAATGACACGAGAAACTATTATTGAAGTGGAAAATATTATTATGGTGAATTTAGGTGAAGATGGAAAATCTAAGCCACATGGTAAAACCGAAATTGAATTTGTAAAAGACCGTTTAAGTAATCAATAA
- a CDS encoding mechanosensitive ion channel family protein: protein MEDITTYFHDYFIALDIAKTSAEYLNMIVLLAILLVILFISDFISRKIILQAFSTFAAKSKTNFDDLLVSHKAPRNVAHIVPLIIALKCVPIVFVDFPAFETIVELLLKLYNVVLVIWIIRSVLRTLESYFKTIPSLKDKPIDSYIQVLMLFLWLVGIAFIFVLLTGIEIKTFFTTLGAASAVLLLIFKDTILGFVASIQVAINDTVRIGDWITMDKFGADGDVIEINLNTLQVQNFDKTITYIPTYALISESFKNWRGMSSSGGRRIKRAIIIKAKSVHYLTDEKIEELKKIQLISDYLGQRQEDITSYNTTNNADKSVLINGRNMTNLGVFRKYIQNYIESHSAINKDMTIMTRQLAPTPQGLPLEIYAFSSDKRWQNYEYIMSDIFDHSLAAVPYFDLEIYELSNYSPELSE, encoded by the coding sequence TCGGCCGAATACCTCAATATGATTGTGTTATTGGCTATACTATTAGTTATATTATTTATCTCAGATTTTATATCTAGAAAGATTATACTTCAAGCATTTTCTACTTTCGCTGCAAAATCGAAAACCAATTTCGACGATTTATTAGTAAGTCATAAAGCGCCAAGAAATGTTGCACATATTGTACCTCTAATTATTGCTTTAAAATGCGTACCTATTGTATTTGTTGATTTTCCTGCGTTTGAAACTATAGTTGAATTGTTATTAAAGCTATATAACGTTGTCCTTGTTATTTGGATTATTAGAAGTGTATTACGCACTTTAGAATCTTACTTTAAAACTATTCCTAGTTTAAAAGACAAACCTATAGATAGTTATATACAAGTGCTCATGTTATTTCTTTGGCTTGTTGGTATTGCGTTTATATTTGTTTTGCTTACTGGAATCGAAATTAAAACTTTCTTTACCACATTAGGAGCTGCTTCTGCTGTGTTATTATTAATCTTTAAAGACACAATTCTTGGTTTTGTTGCTAGTATTCAGGTCGCTATAAACGATACTGTTCGTATAGGAGATTGGATTACTATGGATAAGTTTGGTGCCGATGGTGATGTTATTGAAATTAACTTAAATACACTTCAAGTTCAGAATTTTGATAAAACCATAACTTACATTCCAACATATGCACTTATATCAGAATCGTTTAAAAACTGGAGAGGGATGAGCTCCTCTGGAGGAAGACGAATTAAACGTGCAATAATAATTAAAGCAAAAAGTGTTCATTATTTAACCGATGAAAAAATTGAAGAACTTAAAAAAATTCAATTAATATCTGATTATTTAGGTCAAAGACAAGAGGATATTACTAGTTATAATACCACTAATAACGCTGATAAATCGGTATTAATTAATGGTAGAAACATGACGAATTTGGGTGTGTTTAGAAAATATATCCAGAATTATATTGAAAGTCATTCTGCAATAAACAAAGACATGACCATTATGACACGTCAGCTTGCTCCTACGCCTCAAGGGCTTCCTTTAGAGATATATGCCTTTAGTAGTGACAAACGCTGGCAGAATTACGAATATATCATGTCTGATATCTTTGATCATTCACTAGCAGCTGTACCTTATTTTGATTTAGAAATCTATGAGTTATCAAATTACTCACCAGAATTATCAGAATAA